Genomic DNA from Sphingobium sp. V4:
GGATGCGGAAAGTTTCCGCTTCCAGCCCTGGCCCAAGGATCTGGTCGAACAGGCCTATTATCTGCGCGGCCAGGCCGATCCGGCCAAGCTCGCCGGCTCGGTCGTGCGGACCGCCATCTCGGCGGGCCAGCCGCTGACCCAGGGCGGACTCGTCAAGCCGGGCGACCGCGGCTTCCTGGCCGCCGCGCTCGGGCCGGGGATGCGCGCCGTCACGGTGCCCGTATCGGCGCAAAGCTCGGTCGCCGGCTTCGTCTTTCCCGGTGACCGGATCGACCTCGTCCTGACGCAGAGCGTGTCGGGCGGCGGCGACGGCGCCCCGCTCAAGGTGTCCGAAACCATCCTGCGCAACCTGCGCGTGCTCGCCACCGACCAGCGCATGGATGCGATGGGCGCCGACGGCAAGCCCGTGGTTCAGACCTATTCCAACGTCACGATCGAAGTGACGCCCAAGATCGCGGAGAAGATCGCGGTCGCCCAGACGATCGGTTCGCTGTCCATGTCGCTGCGCTCGATCGCCGACACCGCATCGGAACTCGACGCCGCCATCGCGGGCACCGATGTCGACCTGCCCGACGGCGCC
This window encodes:
- the cpaB gene encoding Flp pilus assembly protein CpaB — encoded protein: MDAKKIVLLVGALIIAVTTALLARSMLSSSSAPQVNAAAMPAEADLPHVLVATKALPVGTILDAESFRFQPWPKDLVEQAYYLRGQADPAKLAGSVVRTAISAGQPLTQGGLVKPGDRGFLAAALGPGMRAVTVPVSAQSSVAGFVFPGDRIDLVLTQSVSGGGDGAPLKVSETILRNLRVLATDQRMDAMGADGKPVVQTYSNVTIEVTPKIAEKIAVAQTIGSLSMSLRSIADTASELDAAIAGTDVDLPDGASPTSEKAILTKLASRPVDRGSTYSTGADVSRYQRSSVPAKAEAPVPAMAAANGAPMGTVAFRGPVIRVARGTNVTEVPVGGK